In Dermacentor albipictus isolate Rhodes 1998 colony chromosome 6, USDA_Dalb.pri_finalv2, whole genome shotgun sequence, the following proteins share a genomic window:
- the LOC135911387 gene encoding orexin receptor type 2-like, producing MDDLDPSPLNETDGVGLSVQANVSSCVNELCVSEAEYLDLLEEYIFPSSYEWGLIGLHVAVFVVGLVGNCLVCVAVYRNQTMRTVTNYFIVNLAVADFLVILVCLPPTVLWDVTETWFFGAALCKIVLYLQCVSVSVSVLTLTFISLDRWRAICRPLRSQGSTGPRVAIGAIWVVSCLVMLPELVVLDTRRGPVAGAVYLTDCAYTWPVGYTSVYQLCLVVFLYVVPCLLMSAAYYQMARVLWRMPALHETGSLTGTQPPPQTLARRKAAKMLIAVVSLFGLCYLPVHTLNLLRYTTELPQTPLMSVASLISHWLCYFNSAINPIVYNFMSGKFRKEYNKSFRWLLKRVLLCGIGRRKAATNTCEL from the exons ATGGACGACTTGGACCCGTCGCCCCTGAACGAGACCGACGGAGTCGGCCTCTCCGTGCAGGCGAATGTGTCGTCGTGCGTCAACGAACTGTGCGTGTCCGAGGCCGAGTACCTGGACCTGCTGGAGGAGTACATCTTCCCTTCGTCGTACGAGTGGGGACTCATCGGCCTCCACGTGGCCGTGTTCGTGGTGGGGCTGGTGGGGAACTGCCTGGTGTGCGTCGCGGTCTACCGGAACCAGACCATGCGCACGGTGACCAACTACTTCATCGTGAACCTGGCCGTGGCGGATTTTCTCGTCATCTTGGTCTGCCTGCCGCCGACTGTCCTTTGGGACGTGACGGAGACCTGGTTTTTCGGGGCGGCGCTGTGCAAGATCGTCCTTTACCTACAG TGCGTGTCCGTGTCCGTCTCGGTGCTGACGCTCACGTTCATCTCCCTCGACCGGTGGCGCGCCATCTGCCGGCCACTGCGCTCCCAAGGATCCACGGGACCCCGCGTCGCCATAGGCGCTATTTGGGTTGTCTCGTGCCTCGTGATGCTGCCGGAACTCGTGGTGCTGGACACGCGGCGAGGTCCAGTCGCAG GTGCTGTCTACCTGACGGACTGCGCGTACACGTGGCCCGTGGGTTACACGTCCGTGTACCAGCTGTGCCTGGTGGTGTTCCTGTACGTGGTGCCCTGCCTGCTCATGTCGGCCGCCTACTACCAGATGGCGCGGGTGCTGTGGCGCATGCCCGCGCTGCACGAAACCGGCTCGCTCACCGGCACCCAGCCACCGCCGCAGACGCTGGCGCGGCGCAAGGCGGCCAAGATGCTCATCGCCGTGGTCAGCCTGTTCGGCCTGTGCTACTTGCCCGTGCACACGCTCAACCTGCTCAG GTACACGACGGAACTTCCCCAGACGCCCCTTATGAGCGTCGCATCGCTGATATCGCACTGGCTCTGCTACTTCAACTCGGCAATCAACCCGATCGTCTACAACTTCATGAGTG GCAAATTCCGCAAGGAGTACAACAAGTCCTTCCGATGGCTGCTGAAGCGCGTCCTCCTCTGTGGAATCGGCCGAAGAAAGGCGGCCACCAACACGTGCGAGCTATAG